A genomic region of Sphingobacteriales bacterium contains the following coding sequences:
- a CDS encoding carboxypeptidase regulatory-like domain-containing protein codes for MNKFSYIIGFCWVLLLGVFLQQPLHAQKSKIKKANKLFERFAYPEAAEMYKKILSKNNDPQVLVNLAECYRYMNEPMEAEYWYEQVMKLPEYDPLHKLYYGMALKMNGKCDIARQVFLEYAQMVPADTRGLRMAESCEKQDYFLQDPGVYKLSTTNVNSGESDFGPAFYQNGIVFASARGAQYKDQIYSWTNAPYLDLYFAEGNENDPAQLSKPDVFKGDANTWMHEGTVTFSKDFKEMYFTRNNFNKGVKGKDKNNTINLKIYSATREGNEWKNIKELPFCSDEYSVGHPTLSADGNDLYFVSDMPGGYGEKDIYVSHRQGDSWTTPENLGPEINTEGREMFPFIHEDGTLYFASDALPGLGGLDVFSSSPQNGIWGMPENLRAPVNTNFDDFGFILNSSKEYGYLASNRAGGNGDKDDDIYSFTRTAFILNGIVVDASTQQPIEGANVKLYQNGILMQEKTTYGNGTFMFPVSSNFEYKVIATKTGYADGEQSVSTVGIEGPSIEVKVPLSPENALAGNKCELRGVVYETSASGQKTPLAGATVKLVNAKDKFEKTAVTDAKGAYFFELDPNSDYVLYVVKEYYFSSNTTLSTVGRDCSSPLTKDMATDISLTKIDIANDGKGDENGAIRYDENGNIIRESGIIPDHILQLNHIYYDLDKSDIRADAAVELNKVVELMYQNPGIVVELGSHTDVRASDAYNMALSQRRAEAAVKYITNKGIKRDRIVARGYGETRLTNECRNGVHCSEQLHQANRRTEFKVIGYSSNAVYSEPRYYGTGYGRDQYNNDILPPVTTNYPPANNNAGGNTAPPDNISESTGGAVSTTTVINNAPSVDGWSYKIQLGAFRKPNYSRFEVLSDLGKIDSERSGDVTKILIGTYYDRNQAENIKNQIKQRGVKDAFVVVYRNGVRAE; via the coding sequence ATGAACAAATTTTCTTATATCATAGGTTTTTGTTGGGTATTGCTCTTGGGAGTATTTCTCCAACAACCGCTTCATGCACAAAAAAGCAAGATAAAAAAAGCCAACAAATTGTTTGAACGCTTTGCTTATCCCGAAGCGGCAGAAATGTATAAAAAGATTTTAAGCAAGAATAATGACCCCCAGGTCTTGGTCAATTTAGCCGAGTGCTATCGCTATATGAACGAGCCGATGGAAGCCGAATACTGGTACGAACAGGTGATGAAACTGCCTGAATACGACCCACTCCATAAATTGTATTATGGAATGGCTCTGAAAATGAACGGTAAGTGCGATATAGCACGACAGGTGTTTTTGGAATATGCCCAAATGGTGCCCGCCGATACACGCGGCTTGCGTATGGCGGAGTCGTGCGAAAAACAGGATTATTTCCTCCAAGACCCGGGCGTGTACAAACTTTCTACTACCAATGTCAATTCGGGTGAGTCGGATTTCGGTCCTGCTTTTTATCAAAATGGAATTGTATTTGCTTCGGCACGCGGCGCACAATACAAAGACCAAATATATAGTTGGACAAATGCTCCTTATTTGGATTTGTACTTTGCCGAAGGCAATGAAAACGACCCCGCTCAACTTTCCAAACCCGATGTGTTTAAAGGTGATGCAAATACTTGGATGCACGAGGGTACTGTGACTTTTTCCAAAGATTTTAAAGAGATGTACTTTACACGCAACAATTTTAATAAAGGCGTGAAAGGAAAGGATAAAAATAATACCATTAATCTGAAAATATACTCTGCTACACGAGAGGGCAATGAATGGAAAAATATTAAAGAACTGCCGTTTTGCAGCGATGAGTATTCTGTGGGACACCCCACGCTGAGTGCCGATGGCAATGATTTGTATTTTGTGTCGGATATGCCCGGTGGCTATGGCGAAAAGGATATTTATGTGAGCCACCGACAAGGCGACTCGTGGACTACTCCCGAAAATTTGGGTCCTGAAATCAATACCGAAGGGCGCGAAATGTTTCCTTTTATTCACGAAGACGGTACTTTGTACTTCGCTTCTGATGCTTTGCCCGGTTTGGGCGGATTAGATGTGTTCTCGTCATCGCCGCAAAATGGTATTTGGGGTATGCCCGAAAATCTTCGCGCTCCGGTCAATACCAATTTCGACGACTTCGGTTTTATTCTCAATAGCAGCAAAGAATATGGCTATTTGGCATCGAATCGTGCCGGCGGAAACGGCGACAAAGACGATGATATTTATAGCTTTACCCGCACTGCCTTTATATTAAATGGTATTGTAGTAGATGCCAGCACGCAACAACCCATCGAAGGGGCTAATGTGAAATTGTATCAGAATGGTATATTGATGCAGGAAAAAACTACCTACGGCAATGGTACTTTTATGTTCCCTGTTTCCAGCAATTTTGAATACAAAGTAATTGCTACCAAAACCGGCTACGCCGATGGCGAACAGTCTGTATCTACGGTGGGAATTGAGGGTCCGAGCATTGAAGTAAAAGTACCTTTAAGCCCTGAAAATGCTCTCGCCGGAAATAAATGCGAACTGCGCGGGGTGGTATATGAAACTTCTGCCTCCGGACAAAAAACGCCTTTGGCGGGTGCTACCGTAAAATTGGTGAATGCCAAAGATAAATTTGAAAAAACTGCCGTTACAGATGCCAAGGGTGCTTATTTCTTTGAATTAGACCCCAACTCGGATTATGTATTGTATGTAGTAAAAGAATACTATTTTTCGTCGAATACGACCCTCAGCACGGTGGGGCGCGATTGCTCATCGCCGCTGACCAAAGATATGGCTACCGATATATCACTTACCAAAATAGATATTGCCAATGATGGAAAAGGTGACGAAAACGGAGCAATTCGTTATGATGAAAATGGTAATATCATACGCGAAAGCGGTATTATTCCTGACCATATTTTACAACTCAACCATATTTATTACGATTTGGATAAATCTGATATTCGTGCCGATGCTGCCGTAGAATTAAATAAAGTAGTGGAATTGATGTATCAAAATCCGGGTATTGTGGTAGAGTTGGGTTCGCATACCGATGTGCGTGCTTCAGATGCTTATAATATGGCATTATCGCAACGCCGCGCCGAAGCTGCCGTAAAATATATTACCAACAAAGGTATCAAACGCGACCGCATCGTGGCTCGCGGCTACGGCGAAACTCGCCTTACCAACGAATGTCGCAATGGCGTACATTGCTCTGAGCAGTTGCACCAAGCCAATCGCCGCACCGAATTTAAAGTAATTGGTTATAGCAGCAATGCAGTTTACAGCGAACCCCGCTACTATGGCACGGGCTATGGTCGCGACCAATACAACAACGACATTTTACCGCCTGTTACTACCAATTACCCGCCTGCCAACAACAATGCCGGCGGCAATACAGCTCCTCCTGATAATATATCCGAATCTACCGGAGGAGCAGTATCAACTACAACCGTCATAAACAATGCACCATCAGTAGATGGATGGAGCTACAAAATACAATTGGGAGCTTTCAGAAAACCCAACTACAGCCGCTTTGAAGTGTTGAGCGATTTAGGAAAAATAGATTCAGAAAGAAGTGGAGATGTTACCAAAATACTGATAGGCACTTATTACGACCGCAACCAAGCCGAGAACATCAAAAACCAAATAAAACAAAGAGGTGTGAAAGATGCTTTTGTGGTGGTATATAGAAATGGTGTAAGAGCAGAATAG
- the kynU gene encoding kynureninase — MISTVPLSLQSARSLDKSDALRNYRKQFYIPVIKGKKALYFCGNSLGLQPKNTKAALLQELKDWQELGVEGHFEGKNPWYSYHHLLSRPLSLIVGAQAQEVIAMNTLTVNLHLMMASFYRPTPQRYKIIFEGRAFSSDRYALQSQAQLHGFSSDTALIELFPREGEHCLRHSDIIAAIEEAGETLALVMMGGVNYYTGQVFDLAAITAAAHRNGAMAGFDLAHAVGNVPLQLHDWKVDFAVWCGYKYLNSGPGGAAGAFVHERHGNNTALPRLAGWWGFDEEKRFQMPHDFVPQRGAAGWQLSNAQILPLAAHKAALEIFEAVGMQALREKSLRLTGFLEQLLEALNARHEAFDLITPKNEAERGCQLSLLMRHRGKAVFNYITERGVIADWREPNVLRVAPVPLYNTFEEVWHFSRLLEEALEKLY, encoded by the coding sequence ATGATAAGCACAGTTCCTCTCTCATTGCAAAGTGCGCGTTCTTTGGATAAATCCGATGCCTTGCGCAACTATCGCAAACAATTTTATATTCCTGTCATAAAAGGAAAAAAAGCCTTATATTTTTGCGGAAACTCTTTGGGTTTACAGCCAAAAAACACCAAAGCTGCTTTGCTGCAAGAACTCAAAGACTGGCAGGAATTGGGTGTAGAAGGGCACTTTGAAGGAAAAAATCCTTGGTATTCCTACCATCATTTATTAAGTCGCCCGCTTTCGTTGATTGTGGGCGCACAAGCGCAAGAAGTAATAGCGATGAATACGCTCACGGTGAATTTGCATTTGATGATGGCTTCTTTTTATCGCCCAACACCTCAGCGTTATAAAATCATATTTGAAGGGCGCGCTTTTTCGTCCGACCGCTACGCACTGCAAAGTCAGGCACAATTACATGGTTTTTCTTCCGATACTGCCCTCATTGAATTGTTTCCGCGCGAGGGCGAGCATTGTTTGCGCCACAGCGACATCATCGCCGCCATTGAAGAAGCGGGTGAAACACTGGCTTTGGTGATGATGGGCGGCGTAAATTATTATACCGGACAGGTTTTCGATTTGGCGGCAATTACGGCGGCGGCGCACCGAAACGGAGCAATGGCGGGTTTTGATTTGGCGCACGCAGTGGGCAATGTACCTTTGCAACTCCACGACTGGAAGGTAGATTTTGCGGTGTGGTGCGGCTACAAATATCTAAATTCAGGACCCGGCGGCGCAGCAGGAGCTTTTGTGCACGAGCGACACGGCAACAATACAGCACTGCCGCGTCTGGCGGGTTGGTGGGGTTTTGATGAAGAAAAGCGTTTTCAGATGCCGCACGATTTTGTGCCGCAACGCGGGGCGGCGGGTTGGCAACTGAGCAATGCACAGATTTTGCCTCTGGCGGCACATAAAGCGGCATTAGAGATATTTGAGGCGGTGGGTATGCAGGCTCTGCGCGAAAAATCGCTGCGGCTTACCGGATTTTTGGAGCAGTTATTAGAAGCCCTCAACGCACGCCACGAAGCCTTCGACCTCATTACGCCCAAAAACGAAGCCGAGCGCGGCTGCCAGTTGTCGTTGTTGATGCGGCACCGAGGAAAAGCTGTTTTCAATTATATCACCGAGCGGGGTGTTATCGCCGATTGGCGCGAACCAAACGTATTGCGCGTAGCTCCGGTGCCTTTATACAATACTTTTGAAGAGGTATGGCATTTCAGCCGTCTATTGGAAGAGGCTTTGGAAAAATTGTATTAA
- a CDS encoding ATP-binding cassette domain-containing protein, whose protein sequence is MHILELQQINKNFNGHQALRDVSLNIPKGGIFGLLGPNGAGKTTLIRIITDILQPDSGTLYFDGKPATAQRVEQIGYMPEERGLYKSMKVGEQLLYLAQLRGVPAKRAAELVDAALRRLEIADWRNRKVDELSKGMQQKIQFIATILHEPRLIILDEPYSGLDPVNAQLISEEIFSLRDKGATIILSNHRMEQVEQICENIALIHHGKIVLEGAVEAVKERFKQHIYEIRWRKGGTWQRNAESDILPFFIEKELENGLILRLPETATSTQAVLQYFGRQEHLDLVVFREILPSLHQIFVEQVKGKAT, encoded by the coding sequence ATGCACATTTTAGAGTTACAACAAATTAATAAAAACTTCAACGGGCATCAAGCACTGCGCGATGTCAGTTTGAATATCCCCAAAGGCGGCATTTTCGGGCTGCTCGGTCCCAACGGAGCCGGAAAAACCACCCTCATACGCATCATCACCGACATTTTGCAGCCCGACAGCGGCACTTTATACTTCGACGGCAAGCCCGCCACAGCACAACGGGTGGAACAAATCGGTTATATGCCCGAAGAGCGCGGCTTGTACAAATCTATGAAAGTGGGCGAACAACTGCTGTATTTGGCACAATTGCGCGGAGTACCCGCCAAACGCGCCGCCGAATTGGTAGATGCAGCCCTGCGGCGTTTGGAAATTGCCGACTGGCGCAACCGCAAAGTAGATGAACTATCAAAGGGTATGCAGCAAAAAATACAGTTCATCGCCACCATTTTGCACGAGCCGCGCCTGATTATTTTAGACGAACCCTACTCCGGCTTAGATCCCGTAAATGCACAACTTATCAGCGAAGAGATTTTTTCGTTGCGCGATAAAGGAGCTACCATCATTTTATCCAACCATCGTATGGAGCAGGTGGAGCAAATTTGTGAAAACATTGCGCTCATTCATCACGGAAAAATTGTGCTGGAAGGAGCAGTAGAAGCGGTAAAGGAGCGTTTTAAACAACATATTTATGAAATTCGCTGGCGCAAAGGCGGCACTTGGCAGCGCAATGCCGAAAGCGACATCTTACCTTTTTTTATAGAAAAAGAACTTGAAAACGGCTTAATTTTGCGTTTACCCGAAACCGCCACTTCTACACAGGCAGTTTTGCAGTATTTTGGTCGGCAAGAACATTTAGATTTAGTTGTTTTTCGAGAAATTTTGCCTTCGCTGCATCAAATTTTTGTAGAGCAGGTAAAGGGCAAAGCCACTTAG